One region of Mycobacteriales bacterium genomic DNA includes:
- a CDS encoding VOC family protein, with translation MIDVIDRARDVIDLLERNDVDALRARCSERLRDWSAAEWVRDAWMPRLNDFAGAERRIIRGWAVSDLVARFIIEGDRGQAFVTVRLDAEGMLEGLGVDADDRDGGFGVIIQCGADRCDELQTFYAKLVRAPLGFGEGGDSPAPRWPDPAYPQQMHLDILVPDLDAAEEVVLADGATKLQDRGGFRTYADPLGHPFCLYPDTSGEGDLYGRLGVLARVVIDCPDPAALASFYGGLLEMPRTMESSVDRVVIAREDGKLPMLGMQRVQDYLPPRWPDPRYPAQLHFDIKFDDRETAERRAIALGATLLPPQGGSCPVYADPAGHPFCLCMPGE, from the coding sequence ATGATCGACGTGATCGATCGGGCTCGCGACGTCATCGATCTTCTCGAGCGCAACGATGTCGATGCCTTACGCGCTCGGTGCTCCGAGCGTCTCCGGGACTGGTCCGCCGCGGAGTGGGTGCGGGATGCGTGGATGCCGCGGCTGAACGATTTCGCCGGTGCGGAACGTCGCATCATCCGGGGTTGGGCGGTCTCCGATCTCGTGGCCCGCTTCATCATCGAAGGCGACCGTGGGCAGGCATTTGTGACGGTCCGGTTGGACGCCGAAGGGATGCTGGAGGGTCTGGGAGTCGATGCCGACGACCGGGACGGTGGTTTCGGCGTCATCATCCAATGCGGTGCAGATCGGTGCGATGAGCTGCAGACGTTCTACGCCAAGCTCGTGCGCGCACCACTGGGCTTCGGTGAGGGTGGCGATTCACCGGCCCCCCGCTGGCCGGATCCGGCGTACCCACAACAGATGCACCTCGACATACTCGTGCCCGACCTCGACGCTGCCGAGGAGGTCGTGCTCGCCGACGGCGCGACGAAACTCCAGGACAGGGGTGGGTTCCGGACCTACGCCGATCCGCTCGGGCATCCCTTCTGTCTCTATCCGGACACCTCTGGCGAAGGCGATCTCTACGGCCGGCTCGGCGTCCTCGCGCGGGTCGTCATCGACTGTCCCGATCCGGCGGCGCTCGCGTCGTTCTACGGCGGACTGTTGGAAATGCCGAGGACGATGGAGTCCTCGGTGGACCGGGTCGTGATCGCGCGCGAGGACGGCAAGCTCCCGATGCTCGGGATGCAGCGTGTCCAGGACTATCTGCCTCCGAGGTGGCCCGATCCCCGATATCCGGCGCAGCTGCACTTCGACATCAAGTTCGACGACCGCGAGACGGCGGAACGACGAGCCATCGCGCTCGGGGCGACTCTGCTCCCGCCGCAAGGAGGGAGTTGTCCCGTCTACGCCGACCCTGCGGGGCACCCCTTCT